The genome window CCAGAAACCCTCAACTCACGTCCAACCACAGAAGCCCCCCGCTGTTGAACTTCCTCCACCGTCATAAAGTACTGCGCATTGGCTGTTGCTGAAGACACAATCAGATAAACTACCGCTGCAATAATCAACAAACCACCCACAATAAACTTCCATTTGTTTGTGGAAGATCTTTGAAGACTCATACTCTGTTCTACTTGGGGTTGATGCGCCAGATCCATGAAGTTCCTCCTGATGAAAACCTTTCCTATACTTTCTAATTCTGTCACAAAAGGATTAATAAAAAGTGAGAAAGCATGCCTCGCTTGCTCTGTGAATTATTTCACAGGCACAGGCGAGTATACCATAAATTGGATAGCATTTATCACTTTACAGAGGGTGAGGTTTGTCCTTATTTTTGGTTTTCAGAGGTTTTAAAGAGCCGACTTGCATTTCAACCGGGATATACCGCTGACTTAGAAGTTGAATCAAGACTCTCACCCGTTCTTTGCCCGACAATCGTACATCAAAAATGGCTTCATATCCGGCAAATGGGCCCTCTTGAATCAGCACCGGTTCGCCCGGCTTCAGGGTTTCCAGAAGTTCTCCCCCAGCCCGATTGACTTCATCCACACGCCTTCGGATAGCCTCTATCAAATTATCAGGCACAGAAGCGGGCTCATTGGAGAAGGAAACAACGCCGCGAGCGAAGGGTATCCAGCGGATTACAGATAAGCCCACTTCATCCAAATCTACATGAACAAACAGGTAGCCAGGAAAATACGGACGAATCTTTCTTGCCCGTGGATTGACAGGATTAACCCGGATTTGAGGATAAAAAACCTCAATTCCACGACTCTGGAATTGTTCACATAAAGCCTGTTCTTTATTGGGTTTACTCTGGATGGCGTACCACTTCTTTGACATGATCGATTCTTATCGAAACAGTAACTTAAGTTCTTCTATAGACTCAACAATCTCAACCTGCCCAACCCATTCGTTCTTCTCGTTGAGTTTTTTCCAACCATTCTCCATAGGAAAAACTTTCACTGTTTCAGGAAAGCGGACAATAATTTTCACCAGCAAGGAATGGATGCCTGGTTGTTTCTGAAGACGTAATGAATATAGGTTTCCGTCATTACTGGATTGTATCACCGAGGAAGGTAACTCCCATATCAATGAGAATTCTGCACTGGAAGCCACCGGGACCAGAATC of Anaerolinea thermophila UNI-1 contains these proteins:
- the nusG gene encoding transcription termination/antitermination protein NusG is translated as MSKKWYAIQSKPNKEQALCEQFQSRGIEVFYPQIRVNPVNPRARKIRPYFPGYLFVHVDLDEVGLSVIRWIPFARGVVSFSNEPASVPDNLIEAIRRRVDEVNRAGGELLETLKPGEPVLIQEGPFAGYEAIFDVRLSGKERVRVLIQLLSQRYIPVEMQVGSLKPLKTKNKDKPHPL